One part of the Melitaea cinxia chromosome 8, ilMelCinx1.1, whole genome shotgun sequence genome encodes these proteins:
- the LOC123655698 gene encoding neuromedin-U receptor 2-like: MSFNDTENDTYSSYGIGLSFYDEKSTYEETHLIKVLLSVFLGTSMIISLIGNVCICAVIARNKTMRTPTNFYLLNLAITDLTITIFVPVEIYIIWVPDFYPLGKEGCRIHFLLWDVGSNCSVLTITAITIERYLVISKPFLRQRLVLNSRVFKIVTIIWITSCFFSFPSGLFVYFVERKHNVMYCFFTVTETSKLYLVAAELIVFFTLPMTVITVLYLMIAFKLKSTKSKSRPNPVYGNQNRDKAVKMLAAVAASFFICWSPYAISRLMLLFPNMKYENHHTFWRILIYLSSINSYMSTAVNPILYTLMSRKFGQAFKDLLKGRKSNQTSINRRSTPNHKEHTQEF; encoded by the exons ATGTCTTTCAATGATACTGAAAACGATACGTATTCATCATATGGAATCGGTCTGTCTTTCTATGATGAAAAAAGTACTTATGAAGAAACGCATTTAATTAAAGTCTTACTCAGTGTCTTCCTCGGAACTTCGATGATTATAAGCTTGATAGGAAATGTGTGCATCTGTGCGGTCATAGCTCGAAATAAGACAATGAGAACTCCTACCAACTTTTACCTCCTAAACCTTGCTATAACAGATCTTACGATAACAATCTTCGTTCCGgtggaaatatatataatttgggTGCCGGATTTTTACCCGCTCGGAAAAGAAGGATGTCGTATACATTTTCTGTTATGGGACGTCGGAAGCAATTGCAGTGTTCTTACAATAACAGCGATAACAATTGAGCGTTATTTGGTTATCTCTAAGCCGTTCCTGAGACAGAGGCTCGTTTTAAACTCACgagtatttaaaattgtaacgaTAATCTGGATAACTTCgtgtttcttttcttttccaAGTGGTCTGTTCGTATATTTCGTTGAACGAAAACATAATGTAATGTATTGCTTTTTTACTGTTACGGAAACTAGTAAACTTTATTTAGTAGCAGCGGAGCTGATCGTTTTCTTCACACTTCCAATGACGGTGATAACTGTGTTATATCTAATGATAGCTTTCAAGTTGAAATCTACGAAATCAAAGTCCAGGCCTAACCCCGTATATGGAAATCAAAATAGAGACAAGGCGGTAAAAATGTTAG CTGCCGTGGCCGCTTCTTTTTTCATTTGTTGGTCACCGTACGCAATCAGCCGCCTTATGTTACTTTTTCCAAATATGAAGTATGAGAATCATCACAca TTCTGGCGCATATTGATCTATCTAAGCTCCATAAACAGTTACATGTCGACGGCAGTTAATCCTATACTGTACACTTTAATGTCTCGAAAATTTGGACAGGCTTTTAAA gattTACTCAAAGGGAGAAAATCAAATCAAACTTCGATAAACAGACGCTCTACGCCGAACCACAAGGAACACACACAAGAATTCTAA